Genomic DNA from Alicyclobacillus fastidiosus:
AGGCCTTGAAGGTCCTCAAGGAGGTCTATGGACCCGAGGCGTCGCTCGACGATATCGTCGTGCCGGATGCTGGTCAAGCGAAAACGAGCTATCTCAAGTTGTTCTCCCGCGGTTACCTGAAACGAACGCTGTACGTCGGACTGTTTTATATGGCGGCGGTCGCCCCGTTGTTCGCGATGTTGACGTTCGGCCCAGAGATGCTGACTTCGTACCATCTCTTTGACGGCGCGGGCGGATATGGTGCGGCTATCATCAGTGCTCTCTTCCTCATCGGCTGTGTACCGGCCCTCTTCTTGGTCAACAAGTTGGGGCGTAGAATGATGATTATCATTTCGTTTGCGGGTATGACGGTTGGTATTCTGCTGTTAGGCATTTTCCCAAACGGCCCGATTGGCATTATCCTGCTTGGGTTCATCGTATATGCGGTGTTCTCTGGGGGCCCGAACGTGATGGAATGGTTGGCGCCTAATGAGCTGTTTCCGACGGAAGTCCGCGGGACCGCTGTCGGTATTACGACGTGTATCAGTCGATTCGGCGCCGTATTTGGCACGTATTTATTTCCGTGGGGGCTACAAAACTTTGGGATTGGCCTAACCATGCTGGTCGGTGCTGCAGTCACGTTTGGCGGCTTGATCGTGTGTATTGCACTGGCCCCCGAGACGACGAACAAGACCCTGAATGCAGCAAGTTCGGCATATTCGTCGACGAAAGACCATTATTCCAGACAGCAGCAACGGTCGGTGCATTCATCGCAGTAAAAGCAGAGGGATGCGCGAGCGCGCCCTTCACGGTGGTCAATTGACTCGGAACCCATTTTGAGGATGTTTTACAGAGGGATATCGTGCGCCCCGAATCTATCCGTACTGATCTGACGGGTGGATTTCGGGGCCTATTTATGTGCGATTTTCCACGTCATGGTTGTCACACTTGTACGTTATCGGTACTGTACAGCTAAGGTGAACTTTCGTGGACCGACCACGATGATGTGCATCACGTCTTACCTATGCGGGGAGGTTGTCGAGATGAGCGTGTACATCGCACTGTTACGAGGGATCAATGTCGGCGGGAAGAATAAGATCAAGATGTCGGAGCTGAAAGACGCGTTGGAAGCGATTGAGCTGCGCCGCGTGAGAACGTATATTCAGAGCGGCAATGTCCTATTCGAATCAGCGGAGGGCCCAAAGTGCCTTTGTAGGCGGATAGAGGATCAGATACAGGCCGTCTTTGGTATTGCTTCCACTGTCGTGCTGAGAACGGCTGAGGAGCTACAAATGGTCGTCAGAAATTGCCCGTACGGCGGCGGAGCTTTGAAGGAAGGCGAGAGCATCCACGTTTCCCTATTGACTGAAGTGCCTACACAAGAGCGCGTGATGCGTCTGCTGGACGGTGAAAGTGGGGCGGACGAGTGGTGTCTGAATGGGCGAGAGATCTACGCCTTGTTGCGGCAAAGCGTACTGGACTCTAGATTGGCGAGAAATATACAAAAGCTCGGGAATTGTGTGACGACGCGCAACTTGAATACGATACATAAATTAGTTGCATTGGCTAGCGATATGCAGTAAGCACGGTAATTTCGCGTGCCGAGTCGTTGATTCGGGATGAATCATGTAACACGATACGGCTTTAGTAGGGTGTGATGTAACATGTTCGCTGTCACACAGGCGACAGACAAGCATCTGGAGTCGGTGATACAACTGGATCTAGAAGTGCTAGGCTCCACGATTCGACGAGAATTTCTCGTTGCGTCAGTGAATAAAGGCAACGTCTGGGTGGCGTTGAACGATTACGATGTCGTCGGATTTGTCGTCGTTGACAACGTATTCTTCGGCCATCCCTTCATCGAACTGCTCATCGTTCACCCTGGCTTTCGAAGGAAGCGAATAGGCGCGATGCTCGTCGAGGCCATCGAGTTGCGAATTGAGACTGAGAAACTGTTTACGTCTACAAATCAATCGAATACCCCGATGCAAAGCCTATGTGAATCCCTTGGATTTCAGCAGAGTGGCTATATCGAGAACTTGGATGAGGGCGATCCTGAGATTGTATACTTCAAGCGAATTGGTGTATCTGACGGGGTGTAAAACATCGGTTCTTCACGAATGCCAGGGCCCATGTGGCGGCGTCTATCTGTAGATAGAGGTGCCTCGCGTGAAGTGTGTTCTTCAGACAGACGCGCTGCTCCACCTGACGGAGCTATACTGACACCAACAAATTCGAAATGAGGTGTCGGTTCCTTGCCTACCCAAGCGCTATCGACAGTGTTGATTGTTGCGGTTGTTCTGATTTGGGCGATCGGGCGGCAGGTACTTCCGCGTCGGGTCACGCGGGTTCCATTTGTCGTCTTGCCTATAGTGGGCCTCTTTGAAATGACTCGTTATCTCCCACATCCGACGATTCCGGCCAATCAGTTGGCCGAGTGTGTCGTCAGCGTGTTGTTGTCCGCCGTCGCAGGATTGTTGCAAGGGCTCGTCACCAACGTGTACACCGCTGCAGACGGCCAAGTCTACATGCGCGGCGGTTGGAAATACCTCGTGCTTTGGTTGGGGCTGATTGCAACTCGACTGATCGTCGGGTTTTTGTTCAACGGTGCATCGTTCCACTACGAAAGCGTGCTTTGGATCATTTGGGCTGACCTCGCTGTCGTCTGGGGCGTACGCGGCATTCTCTTGTATACCAGGTATCCGGAGATTCGCACGCATCTTGCCAATGCTTCTGCAAACCGACGGGCGCGGCGCCTCGGTTAAATTCACGCCGCAATCGATAATTGGCCCCCACGGTCTTGGCGTGGGGGCCAGCTGTCGTGGGGCGCGAATCGACTCCTTCTCAGAAGGTTTCGGGATGGTACACTGAATGCATCGATGCTCCCACGAGAAAGGATGTCGGTCAGTGCAAAAATACATTTGTACCACATGTGGCACGCAATATCCGCCGTCGCTCGAACCGCCTCGCGCATGTGTCATCTGCAACGACGAGCGCCAGTATGTTCATCCAAGCGGTCAATCGTGGACGACGTTAGACGACATGCGCTTGACGCAGACCTATGAAAACGAACTCCTGTTCGAGGAGGAACATCTCTACAGCATCACCACGAAGCCCAGTTTTGCTATCGGTCAAACCGCCTATGTCGTACAAAGCGCTGGCTTCCATCTGCTGTGGGACTGCATTACATACCTAGATGAGGCGACCTTGACGAAGGTGAAGAGCTTGGGTGGACTACAGGCCATCGCCTTGTCCCATCCGCATTATTATTCGGCGCAAGTCGAATGGGCAGAGGAGCTGGACATCCCAATTTTCATTCACGAAGACGACAGACAATGGGTTGTTCGCCCCAGTGACCATATCCAGTTTTGGTCGGGCGAAGCGCTGCCGTTGGCAAAGTCTCTCACGCTGCATCGCATTGGCGGACACTTTCAGGGCGGGACTGTTCTTCACTGGGAGGACGGCAGCGAGGAAGAGGGAGTGCTCCTCACAGGAGACGTGATCCAAGTCGTGGCGGATCGCAACTGGGTAAGCTTTATGTATAGTTACCCGAATCTCATACCGCTCCCTGCGAATAAGGTAGCCGAGATCGCAAAACGCGTTTCAGCGCTCAAGTTTGACCGCCTCTATAACGCCTTCCACCGCATTGTCCAGGACAACGCGAACCAAGCTGTGCAAAGGTCTGCTGACAGGTACATCGCCACGCTTGAAGGAACGTTGTTTGACACGTAATTCGGTCACCCGCGCTGTACCGCGGGCGAAACCTTCGGATTCAAGCGGCTGTTGAAGCGATTGCGAGGGCCGAGTGCCACTTGTCGGACTGGTAGGCCACGGCTCACAGCGCGTCACTCTAATAGGAGAATGTCCCGAATATCCCGCTCCGTCAACGGAGTGATCGCTGCCTGGCCAGGATTGACCACTTCGTCAATTAGATTGATCTTTTTTTGTTGCAGTTGGTACATCTTCTCTTCCACAGTGCCTTGGCTGACGAGGCGTATCACCTGAACCGCGTTCTTCTGACCCATGCGGTGTGCGCGGTCGGCCGCCTGTTGTTCAACTGCCGGATTCCACCATAGATCGTAGAGGATGACGGTATCCGCACCCGGCAGGTTGAGGCCGGTCCCTCCGGCTTTTAACGACACGAGGAATAGGTCCACTTCGCCTTGGTTGAAGCGGTCGCACAAGTCGACGCGCACTTCCGCCTTCGTGTTTCCGTCTAGATAAAAGTATGGAGTGCCAAGCAGGCCAAGCTCGCGCCGGACGAGTCCGAGCATCTCGGTAAACTGCGAAAAGACGAGGACGCGTTTCCCCGCTCGCCTGCACGCCTCAAGGATCTCTAGCAGTTGTTCGAACTTCGCCGATTTGCCAGTATATCCTTCGACAAACAGGGCTGGGTGGCAGCAGAGCTGGCGAAGACGAGTCAGTCCTGACAGAATTTTGATCCGGTGCTTCTGATACCCATCTCGACTCAGGTGCTTCACGGTTTCCTGTTGCAGTTTCGCCAAATAAGCGACATAGAGCTTTTTTTGCTCCGGAAGCAATTGGCTAAGTTGCAGCGATTCGATCTTCTCTGGTAGTTCCTCTAGAACGTCGCTCTTCAATCGGCGCAGCACAAACGGGCGGGTGCGCCTTGCGACGGTTTCCCGCGGCAGATCGTTGAACGCCCTGCGATTTGGAAACAGCTCAGGGAACACCACGTCAAAAATGGACCACAAGTCTTCGAGGTGATTCTCGATTGGGGTGCCAGTCAGCGCAAACCGATGGCGGGCCCGGATGGCCTTCACCGCTTTCGCCGTTTGGGTCGTGGGGTTTTTGAACGCCTGCGCCTCATCTAAGATGAGCGTGTGGTATTCACCTACATACCCCTCGACGTCTTTGCGCAAAAGCGGGTAGGAAGTGACGAGGACGTCGACTTGCTCAGCGTCTTTTAGGACTGTGGTACGCCGCGCCTTGTTTCCCTCGGCGACGCCGACGCGAACCTCGGGTGCGAACTTGGTCAACTCATGTTTCCAGTTGTACACGAGTGAAGCAGGGCAGACGATAAGTGTCACCAGCCCCTGCTGTCTCATCTCAGGCAGCGAGGAAACGATAAACGCGATGCTTTGCAGAGTCTTGCCAAGCCCCATATCGTCCGCCAGAACGCCCCCAAAACCGTAGTGCGCGAGTGTCTTCATCCACTGGTACCCGTGCCTTTGGTAGTCTCGTAGGATCGGCGCAAGGCCTCTGGGTACGGGGAAGTTCAGTCGGTCTGGATGCTGCACGTGTTCGAGCAATTGCCGCAACGATTGACCTAGGCTGACGGCCTTCTCTTGTCGATTTGCACCGAACAAATGCAGTCCGCGCGCAATGGGAATTCGAATTCCTGTTGCTTGGATATCCATCGAATGAATTCCAAAATCACCCATGAGGCGGACGATTTCCTGAAACTCTTCGCTCTCCAAGGGAACAAGGGCACCACTTCGCAAGCGAAAGTACTTGCGCTTCTCGCGAAGCGATTGCAGCAGACTGCGAATTTCCGACTCTGGTATCCCATCCATCTGAAATCGCCATTCTAACCAATTGGTTCGCGAGTTTACGTCCATCGTTACGGTGGGCGATGCGTGTCCCGTGTGGAGCCGTTCTTTTACGGCCGAAGTCGCGTAGACGGTCAAATGATCCTCTAACTGTGGCAAAACGTGATAGAGAAAATCGTATTGCAGGTCTTCTTCATCCATGAAGTAGCCCGCTTCTGTTTTGCTGAAACCACTCTCGTCCATCACTTCGAGAATCCGCCGCTCCTGCTCGCCGTCCCGTATGAGCATGCGCCCTGTCGCCTGTTTCTGATCGCGTCCCTCTAGCGGATTGATGACGACATCCCCGTATTGAAACTCGAGTCCACCCACCAATCGGTCGTGAACTCGGTCGAGATATAACCGGGCCTTTAATGGCGTTTGCACAATTTTTTCGGAAACTGGGTTTGCGATGTGGACGCGGCCAAGCTTCATCAGCCCAGGGATTACCGCCTGGATATACGGCTCCATCTGAGCCTCGGGGATGGGAATGTGGTGCTCGTGCGAAGCGTCCATCATTTGCTTCAACAGGGTGAGGCGTTGGCACTCATCAGGGTTCAGTTTGAACAGCTTTCCATCTGAGACGATCATCCCATACGACTCCATGACGACCAACTGTTCTAGACCTAGAACACTCAAGTGATAGGCGCCAGCCGGCGTCTGGTCAAATTCAAATTCGAGCGGGAGCGGACCGTCGGATCGATGAACTCCCGCGAACGTCCTATCACCGTGTTTAAGCGCTACTGTGGGCGTGTTGGCCAGTGCCGCAAGCACGTCGTCCCACACCACGGGTGGGATAAACAGCGTCTGGTCCGAGCTGGCAATTGCTTCGTTCGAGGGAACGTGTGAAGACGCTTGGTACAGTTGCTCATTGCGGTAGATTTGAATCAATTGCGATAATACCGCGTCGTCTTCCATTCGTACGCGATGCAGTGCAGGGTCGTACGTGAAGTCCTTGGCGACGACACAAGGTTCCCCACGATCCATTTGGTTGAGAAAGGCCCTGATATTGTGCACCGCGTGGCGTTGTTCGACGCCGACTTCGATCTCGACGCCAAACAGGTACGTCTCGTCCACGGCTGCGACAGGCAGATACGTAAACGCGACATCGAGCGTCGTCCTCATGTCGATGAGCGGGGACACACGGCTCGAGCGCGGCCTATGCTCGGTGAATAGCTTGAGAATGCGCTCGGTCAATTGGAACTCGTCTACCGAAGCCGGAGATCGCGTGTCTGTAGATGGCGAGGATGGCCCGACAGGGGGATCGCTTTCTTCCGACGCCGCGCCCTCGGGATGGTCAGACCGCACTGGGGATACACCGAGGTGCTCAATATCGTACAGATAGAGGAGAACAGCTGCGATGTGCTGGCAGTAGTTGTCGTATGAATCCAGCGTGGGGCATGTGCACCTCGCGAGGACGTGTCCATCTTGAATTTGTACAGCGACGCGGCAGTGCTCGTCTGGGTGATGGCTTGTTTTGACGGCGGCCTCATAAAGGTCCAGCTCCGGCCGATAACTGGTAAACGTCACTTTTTGCAGTCGGTAGTAGTTCTTTCCGCTTGTATACG
This window encodes:
- a CDS encoding MFS transporter, with the translated sequence MQKRKKNLVEDAKFSSFHMRLTIYSSGGPFLDGYILSIIAIALTQITPQLHLDATWSGLVGASALIGIFIGGFLGYVTDRVGRQLMYTIDFILLIVASLLQFWIQTGWELFIIRLILGISIGADYPIATSLLAEFSPRKQRGTMLGVTLIAYYVGSTVAYIVGQLMLSIGPDAWRWMLASSAVPAIILVLLRLGTPESPRWLLQKGKRDEALKVLKEVYGPEASLDDIVVPDAGQAKTSYLKLFSRGYLKRTLYVGLFYMAAVAPLFAMLTFGPEMLTSYHLFDGAGGYGAAIISALFLIGCVPALFLVNKLGRRMMIIISFAGMTVGILLLGIFPNGPIGIILLGFIVYAVFSGGPNVMEWLAPNELFPTEVRGTAVGITTCISRFGAVFGTYLFPWGLQNFGIGLTMLVGAAVTFGGLIVCIALAPETTNKTLNAASSAYSSTKDHYSRQQQRSVHSSQ
- a CDS encoding DUF1697 domain-containing protein yields the protein MSVYIALLRGINVGGKNKIKMSELKDALEAIELRRVRTYIQSGNVLFESAEGPKCLCRRIEDQIQAVFGIASTVVLRTAEELQMVVRNCPYGGGALKEGESIHVSLLTEVPTQERVMRLLDGESGADEWCLNGREIYALLRQSVLDSRLARNIQKLGNCVTTRNLNTIHKLVALASDMQ
- a CDS encoding GNAT family N-acetyltransferase, which produces MFAVTQATDKHLESVIQLDLEVLGSTIRREFLVASVNKGNVWVALNDYDVVGFVVVDNVFFGHPFIELLIVHPGFRRKRIGAMLVEAIELRIETEKLFTSTNQSNTPMQSLCESLGFQQSGYIENLDEGDPEIVYFKRIGVSDGV
- a CDS encoding DEAD/DEAH box helicase, encoding MSAQLTHGVIKSLCGQVSYTSGKNYYRLQKVTFTSYRPELDLYEAAVKTSHHPDEHCRVAVQIQDGHVLARCTCPTLDSYDNYCQHIAAVLLYLYDIEHLGVSPVRSDHPEGAASEESDPPVGPSSPSTDTRSPASVDEFQLTERILKLFTEHRPRSSRVSPLIDMRTTLDVAFTYLPVAAVDETYLFGVEIEVGVEQRHAVHNIRAFLNQMDRGEPCVVAKDFTYDPALHRVRMEDDAVLSQLIQIYRNEQLYQASSHVPSNEAIASSDQTLFIPPVVWDDVLAALANTPTVALKHGDRTFAGVHRSDGPLPLEFEFDQTPAGAYHLSVLGLEQLVVMESYGMIVSDGKLFKLNPDECQRLTLLKQMMDASHEHHIPIPEAQMEPYIQAVIPGLMKLGRVHIANPVSEKIVQTPLKARLYLDRVHDRLVGGLEFQYGDVVINPLEGRDQKQATGRMLIRDGEQERRILEVMDESGFSKTEAGYFMDEEDLQYDFLYHVLPQLEDHLTVYATSAVKERLHTGHASPTVTMDVNSRTNWLEWRFQMDGIPESEIRSLLQSLREKRKYFRLRSGALVPLESEEFQEIVRLMGDFGIHSMDIQATGIRIPIARGLHLFGANRQEKAVSLGQSLRQLLEHVQHPDRLNFPVPRGLAPILRDYQRHGYQWMKTLAHYGFGGVLADDMGLGKTLQSIAFIVSSLPEMRQQGLVTLIVCPASLVYNWKHELTKFAPEVRVGVAEGNKARRTTVLKDAEQVDVLVTSYPLLRKDVEGYVGEYHTLILDEAQAFKNPTTQTAKAVKAIRARHRFALTGTPIENHLEDLWSIFDVVFPELFPNRRAFNDLPRETVARRTRPFVLRRLKSDVLEELPEKIESLQLSQLLPEQKKLYVAYLAKLQQETVKHLSRDGYQKHRIKILSGLTRLRQLCCHPALFVEGYTGKSAKFEQLLEILEACRRAGKRVLVFSQFTEMLGLVRRELGLLGTPYFYLDGNTKAEVRVDLCDRFNQGEVDLFLVSLKAGGTGLNLPGADTVILYDLWWNPAVEQQAADRAHRMGQKNAVQVIRLVSQGTVEEKMYQLQQKKINLIDEVVNPGQAAITPLTERDIRDILLLE